From the genome of Anopheles moucheti chromosome 3, idAnoMoucSN_F20_07, whole genome shotgun sequence, one region includes:
- the LOC128302490 gene encoding uncharacterized protein LOC128302490 yields MDNLRNLFGQVSAMTSMKPSTASPSYSASSSSAGGSGGPGSRSGSVGGGVNGTMRTHKAADRDSYYYIMWRS; encoded by the coding sequence ATGGACAACTTGCGAAATCTGTTCGGCCAAGTGTCTGCCATGACGTCAATGAAACCATCAACGGCGAGCCCCTCGTATTCGGCTTCGTCGTCTTCGGCGGGTGGTAGCGGTGGGCCCGGCAGCCGATCCGGTTCTGTTGGCGGAGGAGTCAATGGGACCATGAGAACTCATAAAGCGGCCGATCGGGATAGTTACTACTACATCAT